A region from the Desulfatiglans anilini DSM 4660 genome encodes:
- a CDS encoding ComEA family DNA-binding protein translates to MGAIKKQCFGVFAAVFFLMMFCAAAVGAAETVGQININEATVEELTDLEGVGPGYAQKIVEYRKENGPFDKPEDIMKVKGIGDKIWETNKDRIKTK, encoded by the coding sequence ATGGGAGCGATTAAAAAACAGTGTTTCGGTGTGTTTGCAGCCGTTTTTTTTCTGATGATGTTTTGTGCCGCAGCGGTTGGGGCAGCTGAGACCGTTGGGCAGATCAACATCAACGAGGCTACCGTCGAGGAATTGACCGATCTTGAAGGGGTCGGACCGGGGTATGCCCAGAAGATCGTTGAGTATCGCAAAGAGAACGGGCCTTTCGACAAGCCGGAGGATATCATGAAGGTGAAGGGCATCGGAGACAAGATATGGGAAACGAATAAGGACAGGATCAAAACAAAGTAA
- the mscL gene encoding large-conductance mechanosensitive channel protein MscL, which translates to MGLMKEFKEFAMRGNVLDMAIGIMMGAAFGKIVSSLVNDVLMPPIGKALGNVNFSNLFILLGDGEFPSVAAAKEAGVATINYGIFINTVIDFVIVAFVIFLFVKGINSMKRKEEAAPAAPPEPSAEEKLLTEIRDLLKKRA; encoded by the coding sequence ATGGGGTTGATGAAGGAATTCAAAGAGTTTGCGATGCGGGGAAACGTCCTTGACATGGCCATCGGCATCATGATGGGGGCGGCCTTCGGCAAGATCGTGTCCTCCTTGGTAAACGATGTGCTGATGCCTCCGATCGGCAAAGCGCTTGGAAACGTCAACTTTTCAAACCTTTTCATCCTATTGGGCGACGGGGAGTTTCCTTCTGTGGCGGCTGCAAAGGAGGCCGGGGTGGCGACCATCAATTACGGCATCTTCATCAACACGGTCATCGATTTCGTGATCGTCGCCTTCGTCATCTTTCTCTTTGTGAAGGGCATCAATTCCATGAAAAGGAAGGAAGAGGCAGCGCCTGCCGCGCCCCCCGAGCCATCCGCGGAAGAGAAACTTTTGACCGAAATCCGCGATTTGCTCAAAAAGCGCGCTTGA
- a CDS encoding glycosyltransferase family 2 protein has protein sequence MGLLLILSTLAAVAAAGFHYAEEITLARDKLRQNPWGEVFFLSGLFFVLINGSILIWRIVLFRRYRPVEACADESLPRCTVIVPAYNEGRQVMGTLLSLARSDYPGEKLQLIAVDDGSVDDTWTWIMRAKRELKGRVQAIRLPKNQGKRHALYAGFKRSEGDVLVTVDSDSEVERDTLRKLVSPFVANEQVGAVAGNVRVLNGREGLIPRMLDVTFLYSFDFIRAGQSMVNTVMCTPGALSAYRRGIVEEVMEEWVRQTFFGRPANIGEDRAMTNLILRAGYHVHFQQDAYVYTQVPIRYKNLCKMFLRWARSNIRETFVMSRFAFRRFRKGPMLGARINLLAGWMSMCLGPVFWAVTFAHLLAAPSIYSFQILSGIVISTSLPAGLYCWRRGSLEGLWAYLYGIFWFLALSWITPYALLTPHKSGWLTRQLKQRNRPVRQRVAARAVDAIRPAPAATARFSPHAQPRL, from the coding sequence TTGGGTCTGCTGCTCATTCTGTCGACTCTTGCAGCTGTGGCGGCAGCCGGCTTTCATTATGCGGAAGAGATCACCCTCGCGAGGGACAAACTCCGCCAGAATCCATGGGGCGAAGTATTTTTCCTCTCGGGGCTTTTTTTTGTGCTGATCAATGGGTCCATTTTGATTTGGCGTATCGTGCTGTTCCGCCGCTACCGGCCGGTCGAGGCGTGTGCGGATGAATCTCTGCCGCGCTGCACGGTGATCGTTCCGGCTTACAACGAAGGCAGGCAGGTGATGGGGACGCTGCTGAGCCTGGCCCGCAGCGATTACCCCGGAGAGAAACTGCAGCTCATCGCGGTGGATGACGGAAGCGTTGACGATACGTGGACCTGGATCATGCGGGCCAAGAGGGAGCTGAAGGGCCGGGTGCAGGCGATCCGGCTGCCGAAAAACCAGGGGAAGCGCCATGCTCTCTACGCCGGCTTCAAGCGCAGCGAGGGGGACGTCCTGGTGACGGTGGACAGCGATTCGGAGGTCGAGCGCGACACCCTGCGCAAGCTGGTGAGCCCGTTCGTGGCGAACGAGCAGGTCGGGGCCGTGGCGGGCAACGTACGGGTCCTGAATGGGAGGGAGGGGCTCATTCCGAGGATGCTGGATGTGACCTTCCTCTACAGCTTCGATTTTATCCGGGCGGGTCAGAGCATGGTCAACACGGTCATGTGCACGCCCGGGGCCCTGTCCGCGTACCGGCGGGGGATCGTCGAAGAGGTTATGGAAGAGTGGGTGAGGCAGACATTTTTCGGACGGCCTGCCAATATCGGCGAGGACAGGGCCATGACCAACCTGATTCTCAGGGCCGGCTACCACGTTCATTTCCAGCAGGATGCATACGTTTACACGCAGGTGCCCATCCGTTACAAGAATCTGTGCAAGATGTTCCTGCGCTGGGCCCGGAGCAATATCCGCGAGACGTTCGTGATGAGCCGTTTCGCCTTCAGACGGTTCCGCAAGGGGCCTATGCTCGGGGCGCGTATCAACCTGCTGGCCGGGTGGATGTCGATGTGCCTCGGGCCGGTCTTCTGGGCGGTGACCTTTGCGCATCTGCTCGCGGCTCCCTCCATTTACAGCTTTCAAATTCTCTCCGGGATTGTGATCAGCACCAGTCTGCCCGCAGGGCTTTACTGCTGGCGCCGGGGCAGCTTGGAGGGCCTTTGGGCTTACCTATACGGGATCTTCTGGTTTTTGGCCCTTTCCTGGATTACACCTTATGCCCTCCTGACCCCGCATAAATCAGGCTGGTTGACGCGTCAGCTCAAACAGCGGAACCGGCCGGTACGGCAACGGGTGGCGGCGCGTGCCGTCGATGCGATTCGCCCCGCGCCTGCCGCCACCGCGCGATTCTCGCCCCACGCCCAACCCCGGCTCTGA
- a CDS encoding M24 family metallopeptidase: MEKVPRSEIRQRIERLQSLLLSRGLSGALIFQNVDLYYYTGTIQSSVLFVPGKGDAVLMVQKNWTRARAETSLETVVPLPKGRRSMADVLRDCGFEPKGKVGIELDVIPADLYLWLCTRFERCAWEDLSPLIRLQRMRKSPYEVERIRMAAGILDKGFRALCGIIREGMTELEVDGHMALIARRLGHMGILRMRGWNQEMTYAHVLSGESGAMSSFLNSAHAGKGTTPAMAQGAGFRRLRRNEPIGIDYAIGVDGYVGDQFRTFVIGALPGPLQAAHDCSFEIHLRFQETAGPGVHCDALYAMALKEAERAGLQAHFMGYGEGQVHFIGHGIGLEIDEFPIVAPGFRKPLEPGMVLALEPKFVFPGEGLVGLEDDYLVTPNGVERITLTDQTVMKVLCD, translated from the coding sequence GTGGAAAAGGTACCTCGAAGCGAGATCCGGCAGCGCATCGAGCGGCTTCAGTCGCTCCTGCTAAGTCGTGGCCTTTCAGGAGCGCTGATCTTTCAGAATGTGGACCTCTACTATTATACGGGAACGATTCAGTCCTCGGTCCTCTTCGTCCCCGGCAAGGGCGACGCCGTGCTCATGGTGCAGAAAAACTGGACCAGGGCGCGGGCCGAAACGTCCCTCGAGACGGTGGTACCGCTCCCCAAGGGAAGACGCTCCATGGCGGATGTCCTCCGGGATTGCGGATTCGAGCCCAAGGGGAAGGTCGGCATCGAACTGGACGTCATTCCGGCCGACCTCTATCTTTGGCTGTGCACCCGCTTCGAACGCTGTGCCTGGGAGGATTTGAGCCCCCTCATTCGCCTCCAGCGGATGCGCAAATCGCCTTACGAGGTGGAACGGATCCGCATGGCGGCCGGAATCCTGGATAAGGGTTTCCGCGCGCTTTGCGGAATCATACGGGAGGGGATGACGGAACTCGAGGTGGACGGGCATATGGCCCTCATCGCCCGGCGCCTGGGCCACATGGGCATCTTGAGGATGAGGGGCTGGAACCAGGAGATGACCTATGCCCACGTCCTGTCGGGTGAGAGCGGGGCGATGAGCTCGTTCTTGAACAGCGCCCATGCAGGCAAGGGCACCACCCCCGCCATGGCGCAGGGGGCGGGATTCCGCAGGTTGAGGCGCAACGAGCCGATCGGCATCGACTATGCGATCGGCGTGGACGGCTACGTGGGCGATCAGTTCCGGACCTTCGTCATCGGTGCTCTTCCCGGGCCGCTTCAGGCTGCCCACGATTGTTCATTCGAGATACACCTTCGCTTCCAGGAGACGGCCGGACCCGGAGTGCACTGCGACGCCCTTTATGCCATGGCGTTGAAAGAGGCGGAGCGGGCCGGTTTGCAGGCTCATTTCATGGGTTACGGCGAAGGTCAGGTCCACTTCATCGGGCATGGAATCGGTCTGGAGATCGACGAGTTCCCCATCGTCGCCCCCGGGTTCCGCAAACCCCTCGAACCTGGGATGGTGCTGGCACTCGAGCCCAAGTTCGTCTTCCCCGGCGAAGGTTTGGTTGGCCTGGAAGATGATTACCTGGTCACCCCGAACGGTGTGGAGCGGATCACTTTGACAGATCAGACGGTGATGAAAGTCTTGTGCGATTGA
- a CDS encoding PaaI family thioesterase produces MMQAEAFQDLIPDNRCFGCGPRNEHGLRIKSYWDGEESVCTFQPEPFHTAGPPHFLNGGITATIVDCHCVCTAIAHTYRAENRPIGSEPHIWCVTASLNVRYLKPIYLEDPVHLRARVMESDGRRTKIACSVFSRGSEAAKGEVVAVRVPPEWRSGL; encoded by the coding sequence ATGATGCAAGCAGAGGCGTTCCAGGATTTGATACCGGACAATAGGTGTTTCGGGTGCGGCCCACGAAACGAGCACGGGCTGCGCATCAAGAGTTATTGGGATGGGGAGGAATCTGTCTGCACCTTCCAGCCGGAGCCGTTCCATACAGCGGGTCCTCCTCACTTTTTGAACGGCGGCATCACGGCCACCATCGTGGATTGCCACTGCGTCTGCACCGCCATCGCCCATACCTACCGTGCTGAAAATCGTCCCATCGGATCAGAACCCCACATCTGGTGTGTCACGGCATCCCTCAATGTCAGATATCTAAAGCCGATCTACCTTGAAGATCCGGTGCATCTGCGGGCGAGGGTCATGGAGTCGGACGGCCGCAGGACGAAGATCGCCTGCAGCGTTTTTTCGAGGGGCTCGGAAGCCGCCAAGGGGGAGGTCGTTGCGGTTCGAGTGCCGCCCGAATGGCGTTCCGGACTTTAA
- a CDS encoding phosphate ABC transporter substrate-binding protein has protein sequence MSLHSLRFLACIILCAGILLGASGCAESEPDVVRIYGSTTTQPVLERIVQAYSRQSSVRIEVVPIGSHKGIAALVGGQCEIAVSSVPATASELGESATQYREFVFGYDMVVPIVHPRNPLRDLSLGQLRDIFSGKLERWSQLGGADLPIVTVNRSEDSGTRDIWNRIVAPAPEGIPAEPIVVASNSAVAAYVATHPEAIGYISSGFVNEEIRPLSIDGIEASIENARSKRYPVLRRLLLYTSSDCLTWEIKSFIIYLLSDEGQREVRQAGFVPVDIFG, from the coding sequence ATGTCCTTACACAGCCTTCGTTTTCTTGCCTGCATCATTCTCTGTGCCGGGATCCTGCTGGGAGCCTCCGGCTGCGCGGAGAGCGAACCCGACGTTGTCCGCATCTACGGTTCAACGACCACCCAACCGGTCCTGGAGCGCATTGTGCAGGCCTATTCCAGGCAGAGCAGCGTCCGGATCGAGGTCGTGCCCATCGGGTCGCACAAGGGCATCGCGGCCCTCGTCGGCGGACAGTGCGAGATTGCAGTCTCCTCCGTCCCGGCGACAGCTTCGGAGCTGGGAGAGAGCGCAACCCAATATCGTGAGTTCGTCTTCGGATATGATATGGTCGTGCCCATCGTGCACCCTCGAAACCCCCTTCGTGATCTATCCCTTGGGCAGCTTCGAGACATCTTCTCCGGAAAGCTCGAGCGGTGGAGCCAGCTCGGAGGGGCGGACCTGCCCATTGTGACAGTGAACCGCAGTGAAGACTCGGGAACCCGCGACATCTGGAACCGGATCGTCGCCCCCGCCCCGGAGGGGATCCCCGCTGAACCCATCGTGGTTGCCTCCAACAGCGCCGTAGCCGCCTATGTGGCCACGCATCCGGAGGCCATCGGATACATCAGCTCCGGATTCGTTAACGAGGAGATCCGGCCTCTCAGTATCGACGGCATCGAGGCCTCCATCGAAAACGCCCGCTCGAAACGGTACCCTGTTCTCAGACGCCTCCTGCTCTACACCTCATCGGATTGCCTGACCTGGGAAATCAAGTCTTTCATCATCTATCTTCTGAGCGACGAGGGGCAGAGGGAGGTCAGGCAGGCGGGTTTCGTGCCGGTGGACATCTTCGGATAA
- a CDS encoding YkgJ family cysteine cluster protein translates to MDESIPDGKQEMMQSGHEPRTECIRCGQCCLNSSPTLQKEDARLVLEGRIPRDALYTVRVGELVHDPVEGRSGIAAKEMIKLKERGQRGGCVFYDAEERACRIYPSRPSQCAALACWDLSAFMRVYEGAKAQRTDVIEDPTLLRLMAEHEERCNYEEIAHWVWAIEEQGEKAVKELLNLLRFDHDLRPLAARRLNLDAACMDLLFGRPLVETIGMFGLEVKREAGGAFLLTALPRDRRAEGGSGARKPPARI, encoded by the coding sequence GAGTGCATTCGCTGCGGGCAGTGCTGCCTGAACAGCAGCCCCACGCTCCAAAAGGAGGACGCCCGCCTCGTGCTGGAGGGGCGGATCCCACGGGACGCGCTGTATACCGTCAGGGTCGGAGAACTGGTCCATGACCCGGTGGAGGGGCGCAGCGGAATCGCCGCCAAGGAAATGATCAAACTCAAAGAGCGGGGGCAGCGAGGCGGGTGCGTTTTCTATGACGCGGAGGAGCGTGCCTGCCGCATCTACCCTTCGCGTCCGAGCCAGTGCGCAGCTCTGGCCTGCTGGGACCTCAGCGCGTTCATGCGTGTCTACGAGGGGGCGAAGGCCCAGCGTACGGATGTCATCGAGGACCCGACCCTTCTCCGTCTGATGGCCGAACACGAGGAGCGCTGCAACTACGAAGAGATCGCGCACTGGGTCTGGGCCATCGAAGAGCAGGGTGAGAAGGCGGTCAAAGAATTGCTGAATCTCCTGCGTTTCGATCACGACTTGAGGCCTTTGGCCGCAAGGCGTTTGAACCTCGATGCCGCCTGTATGGATCTGCTTTTCGGGCGGCCCCTTGTCGAGACGATCGGGATGTTCGGTTTGGAGGTCAAAAGGGAGGCCGGCGGCGCGTTTCTGCTGACAGCGCTTCCGCGGGACCGCCGCGCAGAGGGCGGTTCCGGCGCCCGGAAGCCCCCAGCGCGGATTTGA
- a CDS encoding universal stress protein: MKQIKRILVAIDLSSYAAPTLDYAALVAAGMKAGLTVVHVINQRDIEAVEKVSRLTETFRVETYLEQEKAERRTAIERMLAGTGHSGVETKILLKTGVPFLEILGAVEAEKADLVVMNTKGRSNLSSVIFGSTAEKMFRKCPVPLLSIRGFETT; the protein is encoded by the coding sequence ATGAAACAGATAAAACGTATTCTGGTCGCCATAGATCTCTCGAGCTATGCAGCACCTACTCTCGACTACGCGGCTCTTGTCGCAGCCGGCATGAAGGCCGGCTTGACGGTGGTCCACGTCATCAATCAGCGGGACATCGAGGCGGTGGAAAAGGTCTCCCGGCTCACCGAGACCTTTCGGGTCGAAACCTATCTCGAACAGGAGAAGGCGGAGCGCAGAACCGCCATCGAGCGGATGCTGGCCGGGACGGGTCACAGCGGGGTCGAAACGAAGATCCTCCTGAAGACGGGCGTGCCCTTTCTCGAGATCCTCGGGGCCGTCGAAGCGGAAAAGGCGGATCTTGTGGTCATGAACACCAAGGGCCGAAGCAATCTCTCGAGCGTCATCTTCGGGTCCACGGCCGAAAAGATGTTCCGGAAATGCCCGGTCCCGCTGCTCAGCATCCGAGGCTTCGAAACGACCTGA
- a CDS encoding GNAT family N-acetyltransferase — translation MTASAEDPEPKSRRSSIKIREMEIDDIAQVFHLGEKLFTAESAPNTYRTWDEYEVIELFYGDVEFCLVAVKDEKIVGFILGTTITKTHSAWKYGHLVWLAVDPALQRKGVAEKLFRRFKDVMLKHDVRMLVVDTDAENLPALRLFRRLGFGNPKQHIYLTMNMAGERQLMKKKTNGGN, via the coding sequence ATGACGGCATCAGCAGAGGATCCAGAGCCGAAATCCAGGCGCTCGTCGATCAAGATCCGTGAGATGGAGATCGACGACATTGCGCAGGTGTTTCACCTTGGAGAGAAATTATTTACGGCGGAGAGCGCGCCCAACACCTATCGGACGTGGGATGAGTACGAGGTGATCGAACTCTTTTACGGCGATGTGGAATTTTGCCTTGTGGCGGTAAAAGATGAAAAGATCGTCGGTTTCATCCTGGGAACCACCATCACCAAGACCCACTCGGCCTGGAAATACGGACATCTGGTGTGGCTTGCGGTCGACCCGGCCCTTCAGCGCAAAGGCGTTGCCGAGAAGCTTTTCAGGCGTTTCAAGGATGTCATGCTCAAACACGACGTGCGTATGCTCGTGGTGGACACAGACGCCGAGAACCTGCCCGCATTGCGCCTCTTCAGGCGTCTGGGGTTCGGCAACCCCAAACAGCACATCTATCTGACGATGAACATGGCCGGCGAAAGACAGCTCATGAAGAAAAAAACGAACGGGGGAAACTGA
- a CDS encoding M20 family metallopeptidase has translation MIQPQRLKKLLERMVDIYSPSGKEEELVEFLRGYLKRRGLPVTLQPVDENRSNLLVIPPETEVRLALVGHLDTVAAYEIEDYGYSETDGTVRGLGTADMKGGCAAMIEAYLSLWQSGRQRFPAALCLVVGEEEAGDGARQLARQYHFPWVLIGEPTDLRPCLSHYGYVELHVTTGGQRMHASLAGRAQSAVEVLLNVLLSLSKDIQARHPETTYNIRDLYSVHAGFAVPEYSEAWIDLHLPPSSPIGEIVTELEEGVAEQKGRYPGVDVGVNVTTIDAGYALPEKGRLIDALKTVYDRRGLLWAPEPFRSHSDANQLWAAGMKALILGPGRLEYAHAPQEEVPFEQVVLASEIYAELMVESCPESDG, from the coding sequence ATGATCCAGCCCCAGCGTCTCAAAAAGCTCCTCGAGCGGATGGTCGATATTTACAGCCCCTCAGGCAAAGAAGAGGAGCTCGTCGAGTTTCTGAGGGGGTACCTCAAGCGCCGCGGGCTGCCGGTTACCCTTCAGCCCGTGGACGAAAACCGCTCCAACCTGCTGGTGATCCCGCCGGAGACCGAGGTGCGCCTGGCCCTGGTAGGGCACCTGGACACGGTCGCGGCCTACGAAATCGAAGACTACGGCTACTCGGAAACGGACGGCACCGTCAGGGGGCTTGGCACCGCCGACATGAAAGGGGGCTGTGCCGCGATGATCGAGGCCTATCTCTCTCTCTGGCAGAGTGGACGGCAGCGGTTTCCTGCCGCCTTGTGCCTGGTCGTCGGGGAGGAGGAGGCAGGGGACGGGGCGAGGCAGTTGGCCAGGCAGTATCATTTTCCGTGGGTGCTGATCGGCGAACCGACCGATCTCAGACCTTGCCTGAGCCATTACGGCTATGTGGAACTCCATGTGACGACAGGAGGGCAGCGGATGCATGCCTCCCTGGCGGGCAGGGCCCAGAGCGCCGTCGAAGTGCTCTTGAATGTCCTTCTGAGTCTCTCCAAAGACATCCAGGCGCGGCATCCCGAGACGACCTACAACATACGCGACCTCTACAGCGTCCACGCGGGCTTTGCTGTACCGGAGTATTCGGAGGCCTGGATCGATCTGCATCTGCCCCCGTCTTCTCCTATCGGCGAGATTGTGACGGAACTGGAAGAAGGGGTTGCCGAACAGAAAGGGCGTTACCCCGGTGTCGACGTCGGTGTGAACGTGACGACCATCGATGCCGGCTACGCGCTTCCCGAGAAGGGCCGCCTGATCGATGCGCTCAAGACCGTCTATGACCGCCGCGGCCTCCTGTGGGCACCCGAGCCCTTCAGGAGCCATTCCGATGCCAACCAGCTTTGGGCCGCCGGGATGAAAGCCCTCATCCTCGGGCCGGGCCGCCTGGAGTATGCCCATGCGCCTCAGGAGGAGGTGCCCTTCGAGCAGGTTGTCCTGGCCTCCGAGATCTACGCCGAGCTGATGGTGGAATCCTGCCCCGAATCCGACGGGTGA
- a CDS encoding iron-sulfur cluster assembly scaffold protein — translation MHYLEMAFRTDRHERPAHPEGYGKRTGVCGDTIEMFLSFLHGRIQGINFQTDGCMNTNACANTVGQLAEGKSIEEAWEITPQHVVDFLETLPAGDHHCAELAVGAFYLALADAERRRRDAYRWRKKSDPASEAS, via the coding sequence TTGCATTATCTCGAGATGGCCTTTCGAACGGATCGGCACGAGCGCCCGGCGCACCCTGAAGGGTATGGCAAACGGACCGGGGTGTGCGGAGACACCATCGAGATGTTCCTCTCGTTCCTGCACGGTCGGATTCAAGGCATAAACTTTCAGACAGACGGCTGCATGAACACCAATGCCTGCGCGAATACGGTTGGCCAGTTGGCGGAGGGCAAGTCCATCGAAGAGGCCTGGGAGATTACGCCCCAGCATGTCGTCGATTTTCTCGAGACGCTTCCCGCCGGCGACCATCACTGCGCGGAACTGGCGGTGGGCGCCTTCTATCTGGCCCTTGCCGATGCCGAACGGCGCCGGCGCGACGCCTACCGTTGGCGCAAGAAGAGCGACCCGGCGAGCGAGGCTTCTTGA
- a CDS encoding aconitate hydratase: MLFRFDVQEARAILDKKRRVLGRGLSYTEKILFLHEGEGSYAKRLTPGQDPVELYPDRVALQDATAQMAMLQFMQSQAERTRVPATIHCDHLLRASRGAEIDLATGCEANHEVYDFLSSAAERYGLGFWGPGSGIIHQVVFENYAFPGGLMLGTDSHTPNAGGLGMLAIGVGGADAAEAMLGLPWETPCPTIVGVHLTGRLSGWASAKDLVLEMLRRFTVKGGTGKIFEYFGDGARSLSATEKATITNMGAELGATSSVFVYDESMDAYLRNVGRSGDADEVRAMSGVLAQDDACTADPQSVFANVVELDLASIKPAHAGPFSPDNVTAVAEFARKAEEEGWPKSVSAVLLGSCTNSSYSDLHAAADILEQAARQGLKPKAPFLLSPGSRQIFETIRRNHLLDTFLEAGATILASACGPCIGQWERTDLPKGTPNVIFTTFNRNFRGRNDANPETRAFLTSPAMAAALAIAGKVGFDPERDPLVSASGEPFKLIPPEPPALPPNGLVSSKEGFRPPNEDGSGTEVIIPPDSERLERLKPFDPWDGGDFIDLPILVKTEGKTTTDHISPGGKWLAYRGHLSNISKNLLEGALNAFTRETGHGTNVLTGARGVPFPDLALYYKENAGGCIIIGDWNYGEGSSREHAAMTPRFLGAKAVIARSFARIHEANLKKQGILPFVFSDPSDYDRIGEFDRISILGLDRLAPGKPVIARVSAKNGDSFEIRLDHSLNNKQIAWFKAGSALRGSAT; this comes from the coding sequence ATGCTTTTTCGATTCGACGTGCAGGAGGCGCGAGCCATCCTCGACAAGAAGCGGCGTGTGCTGGGGCGCGGCCTTTCCTATACGGAAAAGATCCTTTTTCTCCACGAAGGTGAAGGCTCCTACGCAAAACGCCTGACACCCGGCCAAGACCCCGTGGAACTCTACCCGGACCGTGTGGCCCTCCAGGATGCAACGGCCCAGATGGCCATGCTCCAGTTCATGCAGTCCCAGGCCGAGAGGACTCGGGTCCCTGCCACCATCCACTGCGACCATCTTTTGAGGGCCTCCCGAGGCGCGGAAATCGACCTCGCCACCGGCTGCGAGGCCAACCACGAGGTCTATGATTTTCTTTCGTCGGCGGCCGAACGCTACGGCCTCGGCTTCTGGGGACCCGGATCGGGCATCATCCACCAAGTGGTCTTCGAAAACTACGCTTTCCCCGGCGGCCTGATGCTGGGCACCGATTCCCACACCCCCAATGCCGGGGGGCTCGGCATGTTGGCGATCGGCGTCGGGGGAGCGGATGCGGCCGAGGCCATGCTCGGCCTCCCGTGGGAAACACCCTGTCCAACCATCGTCGGCGTACATCTCACCGGCCGCCTGAGTGGTTGGGCCTCCGCCAAGGACCTCGTCCTGGAGATGCTACGGCGCTTCACCGTCAAAGGCGGCACGGGCAAGATCTTCGAATACTTCGGTGATGGAGCGCGGTCTCTCTCAGCCACCGAGAAGGCCACCATCACCAATATGGGAGCCGAACTCGGCGCCACCTCCTCCGTGTTCGTCTACGATGAAAGCATGGACGCCTACCTGCGCAACGTTGGACGCAGCGGTGACGCCGACGAAGTCAGGGCCATGTCCGGGGTCCTCGCACAGGACGACGCCTGCACCGCCGATCCTCAAAGCGTCTTTGCGAATGTGGTCGAATTGGACCTCGCGTCGATCAAACCTGCCCACGCCGGCCCCTTCAGCCCCGATAACGTCACCGCCGTCGCCGAATTCGCCCGCAAGGCCGAAGAGGAAGGGTGGCCGAAAAGCGTTTCTGCAGTCCTTCTGGGCTCCTGCACGAATTCATCCTATTCGGATCTCCATGCGGCGGCGGACATCCTCGAGCAGGCCGCTCGCCAAGGCCTCAAACCGAAGGCGCCTTTTCTCCTTTCACCAGGCTCGCGCCAAATCTTCGAGACGATCCGCCGCAACCACCTTTTAGACACCTTTCTCGAAGCGGGCGCGACGATCCTGGCCTCCGCCTGCGGCCCATGCATCGGCCAATGGGAGCGGACAGACCTTCCCAAGGGGACGCCCAACGTCATCTTCACCACCTTCAATCGCAATTTCCGCGGAAGGAACGACGCCAACCCGGAGACAAGGGCGTTTCTCACCTCCCCGGCCATGGCGGCAGCGCTCGCGATCGCCGGTAAGGTGGGCTTCGACCCGGAGCGGGACCCCCTTGTCTCCGCCTCCGGCGAACCCTTCAAGCTGATCCCTCCCGAACCGCCCGCCCTCCCCCCGAACGGCCTTGTCTCCAGCAAGGAGGGCTTCCGCCCCCCCAACGAGGACGGCAGTGGCACCGAGGTGATCATCCCCCCTGATTCCGAACGGCTTGAGCGGTTGAAGCCGTTCGATCCCTGGGATGGCGGGGACTTCATCGACCTTCCGATCCTCGTCAAGACGGAGGGAAAGACCACCACCGACCACATCTCCCCGGGCGGAAAATGGCTGGCCTACCGGGGGCACTTGAGCAATATCTCGAAGAATCTGCTGGAAGGCGCCCTCAATGCCTTCACCCGGGAAACCGGGCACGGCACGAACGTCTTGACCGGCGCCCGCGGGGTCCCCTTCCCCGACCTCGCCCTGTATTACAAAGAGAACGCGGGCGGATGCATCATCATCGGGGATTGGAATTACGGCGAGGGCTCCAGCCGGGAGCATGCGGCCATGACTCCGCGCTTTCTCGGCGCAAAGGCCGTCATTGCGCGCTCCTTCGCCCGCATCCATGAGGCGAACCTCAAGAAGCAGGGCATTCTGCCCTTCGTATTCTCCGATCCGTCGGACTACGACAGAATCGGGGAGTTCGATCGCATCAGTATCCTGGGATTGGACCGGCTCGCACCCGGGAAACCGGTCATCGCCAGGGTGTCGGCGAAAAACGGCGATTCTTTTGAGATCCGCCTCGACCACAGCCTGAACAATAAGCAGATCGCGTGGTTCAAGGCCGGTTCAGCGCTGCGCGGTTCAGCGACCTAA